In Candidatus Chlorohelix allophototropha, one DNA window encodes the following:
- a CDS encoding c-type cytochrome, producing MKLTKLVSLLVLVAVMLAACSEDALTNPTAGPDIVKAFKAEPLTNNGKATNGELVFYRLPCLSCHLLNGSGGLEGRAPALDKIGTTGATRVEGVTAVQYLRHAILKPEDLRLPDLRNIMPSFANTLSPSELEDLVAYLLTLK from the coding sequence ATGAAACTGACTAAACTTGTTAGTTTGTTGGTGTTAGTCGCTGTTATGCTGGCAGCCTGTAGCGAAGATGCCCTTACTAACCCCACTGCCGGACCCGATATTGTCAAAGCCTTCAAAGCTGAACCTCTTACCAATAACGGTAAAGCCACCAACGGCGAGTTGGTTTTTTATCGCCTACCTTGCCTTTCCTGCCACCTTCTGAATGGTAGTGGTGGGCTAGAAGGTAGAGCGCCTGCTCTAGACAAAATAGGTACGACTGGGGCAACTCGCGTTGAGGGTGTAACGGCGGTTCAATACCTCCGGCACGCTATTCTAAAACCTGAAGATTTGCGCTTGCCCGACCTTCGCAATATCATGCCGAGCTTCGCCAATACCTTAAGTCCTTCCGAACTTGAGGATTTGGTGGCGTATCTTCTCACCTTGAAATAA
- the ppc gene encoding phosphoenolpyruvate carboxylase: MSGGRERDIQHLDEQLRGLVSRLASILGDVLREQVGEALLVEVEEVRKYNIELRASWSEEKQNLIIQQIENLNPDMVFALVRSFTLYFHLLNLAEERARLITLARRERSAYPEPCSESIAMALKELKLEGVGAQSIRRLLSRMLVEPVFTAHPTESRRRANLFHLRNINRLVADLSSNEILQSEQEYLEEELRRAVTSMWQTDEIRASRPTPLHEVANTLYYFESTLYPMVPRLYRDLEKALLRYYPGESFMIPTFLRFNSWTGADRDGNPHITATITAMTSRWQKKTILKLYRGSLERLAEELSPSLRLIQVNQALLDSLARDRRLMPDLAIKFEKQSVFEVYRQKINFILARLDRTIELNQAAYDAEQEAIKAGIPPSQAATGLANVRQNDYCYFSPIELLTDLAILEESLRENRGRRIADGALADLITQVQVFGFHLAGLEVRQHSSRHTAALAEVLRFAAVCDNFSALSEEEKYSLLERELGDPRPLVIPDADYSSDTQEVLETLRVMRRMQLEVNREVCENYVISFTNQPSDVLTLLLLAKEGGLARLDPTSATIDCDLHIVPLFESIEDLRRAPDIMRQLFKTSLYRSSLAGYSYLQEIMIGYSDSNKDGGFFTANWELYKAQRQLAEVCREESIDLRLFHGRGGAIGRGGGPANRAIMAQPRHSLGGKLKMTEQGEVIFARYSNPEIAHRHLEQVTNAVFKATLSPQARALRTGAEEEWFPALEGMSETAFKAYRELVFENPNFARYFFEASPINEIGLLNIASRPVSRRATGRIQDLRAIPWVFSWTQNRHYLPGWYGVGSALHNYMYPNNSATLDEHRLALLQEMYNGWPFFQTILLNSERSLGAADLEIARLYSTLVTDEKVRREIWELIEAEYHRTCAAVMLITGQTTLLDNIPVLQRSIRLRNPYIDPISFIQVALLKRLRQKSQDNFAIDQDREEFEKILGIVLHSINGIAAGAQTTG; encoded by the coding sequence ATGAGCGGTGGGAGAGAACGAGATATTCAACACTTGGATGAACAACTGCGAGGGTTGGTAAGTCGCCTTGCTTCGATTCTGGGTGATGTTTTACGCGAGCAGGTGGGCGAAGCGCTTCTGGTAGAAGTCGAAGAAGTACGCAAATATAACATTGAATTGCGCGCCAGTTGGAGTGAGGAAAAGCAAAACCTTATCATTCAACAGATAGAAAATCTCAATCCAGATATGGTTTTTGCGCTGGTGCGTTCGTTTACACTTTATTTCCATCTATTAAATCTGGCAGAAGAACGCGCCCGTTTAATAACTCTTGCTAGACGTGAGCGTTCTGCTTACCCTGAACCATGCAGCGAGAGTATAGCTATGGCGTTGAAGGAGTTAAAGCTAGAGGGTGTAGGCGCACAATCGATTCGCCGCTTGTTGAGTCGCATGCTTGTTGAGCCGGTTTTTACTGCCCATCCTACCGAAAGCAGACGGCGCGCCAACCTTTTCCACCTACGCAATATTAATCGTCTTGTAGCTGATCTTTCCTCTAACGAAATACTCCAATCTGAGCAGGAATACCTTGAAGAAGAACTGCGTCGGGCTGTAACCTCGATGTGGCAAACTGACGAAATTCGAGCCTCTCGTCCCACTCCACTCCATGAAGTTGCCAATACTCTCTATTACTTCGAGAGTACGCTTTATCCAATGGTTCCGCGTCTGTACCGAGACCTTGAGAAAGCGTTGCTACGTTATTATCCGGGTGAGTCTTTTATGATTCCTACTTTCTTGCGCTTTAATAGTTGGACTGGTGCAGATCGTGATGGAAACCCGCATATTACCGCCACCATTACTGCGATGACCTCCCGCTGGCAGAAAAAAACGATTCTCAAACTATATCGGGGTAGCCTAGAGCGACTTGCCGAAGAGTTGTCGCCTAGCCTACGCCTCATTCAGGTTAATCAGGCGTTACTCGATTCGCTGGCGCGTGACCGCCGTTTGATGCCTGACTTAGCCATAAAATTCGAGAAACAAAGTGTTTTTGAAGTTTATCGCCAAAAAATCAATTTCATATTGGCGCGCCTTGATCGCACTATAGAACTTAATCAGGCTGCTTACGATGCTGAGCAAGAGGCTATAAAAGCCGGGATTCCACCCTCGCAGGCAGCCACTGGTCTCGCAAATGTTCGACAAAACGATTATTGCTATTTTTCTCCGATCGAATTACTGACCGATCTCGCCATTTTAGAGGAAAGCTTGCGTGAGAATCGGGGTCGGCGTATTGCGGACGGTGCGCTGGCAGATTTGATTACTCAGGTGCAGGTTTTTGGCTTCCATCTTGCCGGGTTGGAAGTGCGGCAGCATAGTTCACGCCATACTGCTGCTTTAGCTGAAGTTCTCCGATTCGCTGCGGTTTGCGATAATTTCTCCGCTTTGTCAGAAGAAGAAAAATATAGTTTGTTGGAGCGCGAATTAGGCGACCCGCGTCCGTTGGTTATCCCCGATGCAGATTATAGCTCGGATACGCAAGAAGTGTTGGAAACCTTGCGGGTGATGCGTCGTATGCAGCTTGAAGTTAACCGCGAGGTTTGCGAAAACTACGTAATCAGTTTTACTAACCAACCTAGCGATGTCTTAACCTTGCTGTTGTTGGCAAAGGAAGGGGGTTTGGCACGTCTCGACCCCACTTCCGCCACCATTGACTGCGATTTACATATTGTGCCGCTTTTTGAAAGTATCGAGGATTTGCGGCGGGCGCCGGATATTATGCGCCAGCTTTTCAAAACGTCGCTTTATCGCAGTTCTCTTGCCGGCTATAGTTACTTGCAAGAGATTATGATCGGTTACAGCGATAGTAACAAGGATGGAGGGTTCTTTACTGCTAACTGGGAATTATATAAAGCCCAGCGGCAGTTAGCGGAAGTTTGCCGGGAGGAAAGCATTGATCTGAGGTTGTTTCATGGGCGCGGTGGCGCAATTGGGCGTGGCGGCGGTCCGGCAAACCGGGCAATAATGGCACAACCGCGTCATAGCTTGGGTGGTAAACTCAAAATGACCGAGCAGGGCGAAGTAATATTTGCGCGGTATTCCAATCCTGAAATTGCGCATCGCCATCTTGAGCAAGTTACCAATGCCGTTTTCAAAGCTACTCTCAGCCCCCAAGCGCGGGCATTACGCACCGGTGCAGAGGAGGAGTGGTTTCCGGCTTTGGAGGGGATGTCCGAAACGGCTTTCAAGGCTTATCGGGAGTTGGTTTTTGAAAACCCTAATTTTGCCCGCTACTTTTTTGAAGCCTCACCCATCAACGAAATCGGGCTTTTGAATATTGCTTCACGTCCTGTTAGTCGGCGTGCTACCGGACGCATCCAGGATTTACGTGCAATCCCTTGGGTTTTTAGCTGGACTCAGAATCGCCACTATTTACCGGGATGGTATGGCGTAGGATCAGCTTTACATAACTATATGTACCCGAATAATAGCGCCACGCTGGACGAACACCGCTTAGCTTTGTTGCAGGAAATGTACAACGGTTGGCCTTTTTTCCAAACCATCTTGCTAAATTCGGAGCGTAGTTTGGGCGCTGCCGATCTAGAAATTGCTCGGCTCTATTCAACGCTGGTGACGGATGAGAAAGTGCGTCGGGAAATTTGGGAATTGATCGAAGCCGAGTATCACCGCACATGTGCCGCAGTTATGCTCATAACAGGGCAAACAACCTTGCTGGATAATATCCCGGTCTTGCAGCGCAGTATTCGTTTGCGTAACCCCTATATCGATCCTATAAGTTTTATTCAAGTAGCCTTGCTGAAAAGACTGCGACAGAAATCGCAGGATAATTTTGCGATTGATCAGGATCGTGAGGAATTTGAAAAAATACTCGGTATAGTTTTGCACAGTATCAATGGAATAGCGGCGGGGGCACAAACCACGGGTTGA
- a CDS encoding threonine ammonia-lyase: protein MLSAQEVLQAAARLHASGYVRRTPLEECESLSASTGAQIFQKLEIFQRTGSFKLRGATNKLLKLAQESPDSFKRGFVTASAGNHALGMSYSARELKAQLTVVVPRDVSPAKLESLRHYPIEVIIAAGNYDVAEHTALQLAEERGYTFISAYNDPDVAAGQGTLALEALEDLPEADALLVPLGGGGLVSGIAIWAKTIAPNIKLIGVQSEASPALYESLKAGKIVQVEDLPSLADGLSGNIEENAFTFLIAQQYLDEAILVKESEIAEAIRYHASELRYIVEGSAAVGMAALLAGKISLQNLGKQKPRIIDFVTGRNISATRLKEILNS from the coding sequence ATGCTATCGGCGCAGGAAGTTTTACAAGCAGCAGCACGCCTTCACGCCAGTGGTTATGTGCGCCGTACCCCCTTGGAAGAGTGTGAATCACTTAGTGCAAGCACTGGGGCGCAAATATTCCAAAAGCTGGAAATATTCCAACGCACCGGTTCTTTTAAATTGCGCGGCGCTACCAATAAATTGCTAAAGCTGGCACAAGAATCCCCGGATTCATTCAAACGTGGGTTTGTGACTGCCTCTGCCGGGAATCATGCGCTAGGTATGAGCTATTCGGCGCGAGAACTGAAAGCGCAACTCACTGTGGTTGTACCGCGTGATGTATCTCCGGCTAAACTGGAAAGTCTGCGTCACTATCCGATAGAAGTAATAATTGCTGCTGGTAATTACGATGTAGCTGAGCATACTGCCCTACAACTGGCGGAAGAACGCGGTTACACGTTTATCTCCGCTTATAATGATCCAGATGTTGCGGCGGGTCAGGGCACTTTGGCACTGGAAGCGTTGGAAGATTTGCCTGAAGCAGATGCGCTACTTGTGCCGTTGGGTGGGGGCGGCTTGGTATCGGGCATTGCGATTTGGGCTAAAACCATTGCGCCTAATATAAAACTTATCGGGGTTCAAAGCGAAGCCTCTCCTGCTCTTTACGAATCGCTCAAAGCCGGAAAAATTGTACAGGTTGAAGATTTGCCAAGTCTGGCGGATGGGTTATCCGGCAATATTGAAGAGAATGCTTTTACCTTCTTAATTGCGCAGCAATATTTGGATGAAGCAATATTGGTTAAGGAATCTGAAATTGCGGAAGCAATTCGATATCATGCTTCTGAGCTACGTTATATTGTCGAAGGCTCAGCAGCGGTGGGTATGGCTGCGTTACTGGCTGGTAAAATCTCGTTGCAAAACCTTGGGAAGCAGAAACCCAGAATTATAGATTTTGTGACCGGGCGAAATATTTCCGCTACGCGCTTGAAAGAAATCCTGAATAGTTGA
- a CDS encoding DUF1648 domain-containing protein has product MVTSKRPVLHLHYSTGEKILEATGLVLVGLAIGFTINSWGSLPERVPTHFNVLGQPDSYGEKGTFIIVPVILTILYLSLIGVSRIPHYFNYPWNITPQNAEGQYRLARQMLLLLRVEIAIVFFYIHWQGLEVSFGRSSGLGVWFLPIFLVLVFGTLIIYIIRMAKVRE; this is encoded by the coding sequence ATGGTGACCAGTAAACGTCCGGTTTTGCACTTGCACTACAGTACTGGTGAAAAAATTCTGGAAGCGACAGGGCTTGTGCTGGTTGGGTTGGCAATTGGCTTTACTATCAATTCTTGGGGAAGTTTGCCTGAGCGTGTGCCGACTCATTTTAATGTATTGGGGCAGCCTGACAGTTATGGAGAAAAAGGCACTTTCATAATAGTGCCGGTTATCCTGACAATTCTCTATCTGAGTTTGATAGGGGTAAGCCGCATACCGCATTATTTCAACTATCCTTGGAATATTACACCGCAAAATGCTGAGGGACAGTACCGACTGGCACGGCAAATGTTATTGCTGCTGAGAGTAGAAATTGCCATCGTATTTTTTTACATCCATTGGCAAGGATTGGAAGTATCTTTCGGGCGCTCATCCGGGTTAGGTGTATGGTTCTTGCCGATTTTTTTGGTGCTGGTGTTTGGCACTTTGATAATATATATAATTAGGATGGCAAAAGTGCGCGAGTAA
- a CDS encoding universal stress protein: MFKKILVPLDGSPLSEEAVPFAANLASRLNAQLLLFRVLERGLLERDTHDSGFETETREYLELIKQRLVNDFGFNSELVKLRMVSGEPAEEIALFSHTEKCDLIVMASHGRSGLSRLIMDSVAAEVVRKAPVPVIIRHSRLREEFVGNPLLTPIVVTLDGTPTAESALEPAFELAQQYGCPLLLLRVLKPFVPVDELEEWFAENENKGQDYLDSHAFDSYRLKAMNYLEKVAAPLKAKLVQCDTALVVGDPSEEITKYVRAVEAKLLVIATQGHGDIYMFLLGSVADEVFQHSDVPVMLVHVASHPHNLKSTEEVATPV; the protein is encoded by the coding sequence ATGTTTAAGAAAATCTTGGTTCCGTTGGATGGTTCACCGCTTTCGGAAGAAGCAGTCCCGTTTGCCGCTAATCTTGCTTCCAGATTAAATGCCCAATTGTTGTTATTTAGAGTGTTAGAGCGTGGGTTGTTGGAAAGAGATACTCACGACTCAGGCTTTGAAACTGAAACTCGCGAGTATCTTGAGCTTATTAAGCAGCGTTTGGTTAACGACTTCGGATTTAATTCCGAATTGGTAAAACTAAGAATGGTTTCCGGTGAGCCGGCTGAAGAAATAGCCTTGTTTTCGCATACAGAAAAATGCGACTTGATTGTAATGGCTTCTCACGGGCGTAGCGGTTTGTCGCGGCTCATTATGGATAGTGTTGCGGCGGAGGTAGTAAGAAAAGCTCCTGTGCCGGTGATTATCCGCCATTCTCGCCTACGAGAAGAGTTTGTCGGAAACCCTTTGCTAACGCCGATTGTAGTAACGCTGGATGGTACTCCAACCGCTGAGTCTGCGCTTGAACCAGCCTTTGAGTTGGCACAACAATATGGCTGCCCTTTGCTCTTATTGCGGGTGCTAAAGCCTTTTGTGCCGGTAGATGAACTGGAGGAATGGTTCGCTGAGAATGAAAATAAGGGTCAGGATTATCTGGACTCGCATGCTTTTGATTCGTATCGGCTTAAAGCCATGAACTATCTAGAGAAAGTAGCCGCACCGCTAAAAGCTAAACTGGTGCAATGCGATACCGCGTTGGTGGTAGGTGACCCTTCTGAAGAAATTACCAAATATGTACGAGCGGTGGAGGCAAAGTTACTGGTTATTGCTACTCAGGGTCACGGTGATATATATATGTTTTTGCTTGGCAGTGTTGCCGATGAAGTATTCCAGCATTCTGATGTGCCTGTGATGTTGGTACATGTTGCGTCGCATCCGCATAACCTCAAATCCACAGAGGAAGTGGCAACCCCGGTATAA